GCTGGGTGATGGTGGCCGGGCCGCCCATCGTGCCCATCTCGGCGCGGTTGGCCACGTGTTCGCTGCCCGGATCGCCGATGTCGACCGGCACCGCGCCCACGCCGACCCGGTCCCCGCCGTAGTACTCGGCCAGTGCGTCATAGGCGGCGTCGGCGGACTTCTCGTCCTTGTAGGCCAGCGTCCAGAAGTTGAGCGAGGTGCCGTCGGGCTTGTGTGCGTAGGCCGAGGCGCCCCAGTAGGTGATGTGGTCGCAGGCCGTCGCGCGCTTCTTCTTGTTGACCGACAGGCATACCGACGGCGGGAACTCCGGGTTCGGCTCCTGGGCGTCCGGCGTCAACACGCTCCGCCAGCCCGGTACCGCCTTCGCGTCCGGCAGGACCGAGGAGACCTCCGCCTTGCCGAGCGCCTTCGCGGCGTCGTCGTCGCCGCCGCCCCCACTGCCGCAGCCCGCGAGCAGCAGCGCCGCCGCCGCGGCCGCAGCGCCCCGTATGTACCACCGCTTGCCCACACGACTCATGCGCCGGCCTCCCCCTCGGAATCGGGTTCGATCATAGGGAAGGCGCGGGCGGCTCCTGCTAGAGCCTGTCGATCGCCGTCAGATCGATATCGATGTCGTACGGAACGGAGAGCTTGAGCCGGTCGTGGTGAACACCGGTGGAGGTGTAGGTCTTGCACATCGCGTCGTACTCGTACGTCCACACTGCGGGCCGGTCGTGTTCCCCGCTCATCTCGACCCTCCAGAAGTGCGGGATGCCCGCTGCCGCGTACTTGGGCGGTTTGGCATCGCGGTCGCGGTCCTCGGAGTCGGGCGAGACGACTTCGACGGCGAGCAGGACGTCAGCGGCCTGGTAGCGGGTTTGCCGAAGGCCTCGATCGGCGTCCGCCTTCACGACTACGAGATCCGGCTCCGGAACATTCCGCCTGCCCAGCACGACGGCCATTTCCCGGCGCACCCGCAAGGCATCGGGAACGTGCAGGCGCAGCCCCTGCTCCAGCAGGTACATCGCCAGCGTGTGGAAATTCCGCTGCGGACTCACGAATACCAGGCTCCCGTCGATCAGCTCGGTGTGCGGCGGGAGGTCAAGCGTGAAGAATTCGTCCACGGTGTAGCCGTCCGTCGGCGGGACCGGCCACCTGGAGCCGTCCGGCTGGCGGTGCGGCGAGTCGGGCAGTGCCTCGGCAGTCATGGTTCCTCCCATGGACGGGATTCTCGGACCTGCACTCAGCGTACCCAGCCCATACGACAGCACCGCCACCCGAAAGCGTGTCCGGGTGACGGTGCGTGTTGACGATCTTGGCAGCGTAAGAGGCTAGAACGCGGCCTCGTCCAGCTCCATCAGGGAGTTGTCCACGGCCTCGGCCAGCGCGCGCTCGGCGCCGACGCCCGGCAGGATGTTCGCGGCGAAGAACTTCGCGGCGGCGATCTTGCCCTGGTAGAAGGCGACGTCCTTCGGGGAGGCGGTCGGCAGCTTCTCGGCGGCCACGGCCGCGCCCTTGAGCAGCAGGTAGCCGACGACGACATCGCCGGAAGCCAGCAGCAGGCGGGTCGAGTTGAGACCGACCTTGTAGATGTTCTTGACGTCCTCGCCGGTCGCGGTGAGGTCGGTGATCATCGTGCCGACGATCGCCTCCAGGTCCACGGCCGCCTTCGCGAGGTGGTCCAGTGCGCCGGACAGCTCCTCGTTGCCCTGGGCGCCCGCGAGGAACTTCTTGATCTCCTCGGAGAGCGTGTTGAGCGAGGCACCCTGGTCGCGGACGA
This genomic interval from Streptomyces sp. NBC_00464 contains the following:
- a CDS encoding Uma2 family endonuclease; the encoded protein is MTAEALPDSPHRQPDGSRWPVPPTDGYTVDEFFTLDLPPHTELIDGSLVFVSPQRNFHTLAMYLLEQGLRLHVPDALRVRREMAVVLGRRNVPEPDLVVVKADADRGLRQTRYQAADVLLAVEVVSPDSEDRDRDAKPPKYAAAGIPHFWRVEMSGEHDRPAVWTYEYDAMCKTYTSTGVHHDRLKLSVPYDIDIDLTAIDRL